In Roseovarius indicus, one genomic interval encodes:
- a CDS encoding TniQ family protein, with amino-acid sequence MPAPGELLSSWLHRLAYANGIPPHYFGTLLGAPGENWSARLDRALPDRILQFLREHTGIPVEDIAALTIAPDPLAVLRLPLRASPQQSCAPRRQVTWLQFCPACLTEDETPYFRRDWRLATRVSCFRHGCRLRDRCPSCGQGLAPFSQKRLVPHQICAWCGAALCKRIRPATNGVRRLERLIDDLLRLQASGHRMAEGRSLPDLLGSACFQFSRRPMSIARLSHRDRYQLFQKLAEGRSTPFEKRRSSAIIYWKRVVQAAPAWSGLVTSFSDAVLPRPKAGPCSTTAGPHLADLVQAAARLDQQRQAL; translated from the coding sequence ATGCCCGCACCAGGTGAACTTCTGTCGAGTTGGCTGCACCGCCTCGCCTACGCGAACGGCATACCTCCGCACTATTTTGGCACGCTTCTCGGAGCGCCGGGTGAGAACTGGTCGGCGCGGCTTGATCGGGCGTTGCCCGATCGCATCCTGCAGTTTCTGCGAGAGCATACCGGCATACCCGTGGAAGACATCGCGGCTCTGACCATTGCCCCTGACCCTTTGGCTGTGCTGCGTTTGCCCCTGCGGGCATCGCCTCAGCAGAGTTGCGCACCCAGGAGGCAGGTTACCTGGCTGCAGTTCTGTCCCGCTTGTCTGACGGAAGACGAAACGCCCTATTTTCGCCGAGACTGGCGCCTCGCGACACGCGTTTCTTGCTTTCGCCACGGCTGCCGACTTCGGGACAGGTGCCCATCCTGCGGACAAGGATTGGCTCCGTTCAGCCAGAAGCGTCTTGTGCCGCATCAGATCTGCGCCTGGTGCGGCGCGGCCCTCTGCAAACGCATCCGTCCTGCCACCAATGGGGTTCGGCGTCTTGAGCGTCTGATCGACGATCTGCTTCGTCTGCAGGCATCAGGGCATCGAATGGCAGAGGGGCGATCACTCCCGGACCTTCTTGGATCAGCCTGCTTTCAATTTAGTCGACGGCCAATGTCCATCGCGCGCCTCTCTCATCGGGATCGCTATCAGCTGTTTCAGAAATTGGCGGAAGGGCGGTCGACGCCGTTCGAAAAGAGAAGAAGTTCCGCGATTATCTATTGGAAACGCGTCGTTCAGGCTGCGCCAGCTTGGAGCGGACTGGTCACATCTTTCAGCGATGCCGTCCTGCCTCGGCCCAAAGCTGGGCCTTGCTCTACCACCGCTGGCCCGCATTTGGCGGATCTCGTTCAGGCGGCCGCGCGGCTCGATCAGCAGCGGCAAGCGCTGTAA
- a CDS encoding DUF1403 family protein: protein MTFARPEHSIDTDTLPRMPAWVTSARPEAFEDVAFLSGAALNHLHLVLGREEVPKALLRDRLALRAAEACAGFSGRPERAPELRDAIHLLRPGDLPGPAGETYLAWRRAVERPVSIKALGRALPILELGQIATWLDTGKGAPVTRAAMALDAVLTEAPRAEVPALILADAALAQALGWDHVVPLLAAGLKRTDLRKRGDDLRLACHRAVTASAVEAARLAVDLARRASLLKGVAPKLRAKGAGAAVKIFLTQDAVAPSALPLPDRAARRLCDRLVDLGAVRELTGRDTFRLYGV, encoded by the coding sequence ATGACATTTGCCCGACCGGAACACTCCATCGACACAGACACTCTACCCCGGATGCCCGCATGGGTCACCTCGGCACGTCCTGAAGCCTTTGAAGATGTGGCGTTTTTATCAGGCGCGGCGCTGAACCACCTGCATCTTGTGTTGGGACGCGAAGAGGTCCCCAAAGCCTTGTTGCGGGATCGGCTGGCGCTGCGAGCGGCCGAGGCATGTGCCGGGTTTTCTGGTCGTCCGGAAAGAGCCCCAGAGCTGCGCGACGCGATTCATCTTCTGCGCCCTGGCGATCTACCTGGTCCCGCGGGGGAAACTTACCTTGCCTGGCGTCGCGCGGTGGAGCGGCCGGTGTCGATCAAGGCTCTGGGCCGAGCCTTGCCGATCTTGGAGTTGGGCCAGATTGCTACATGGCTCGATACGGGGAAGGGAGCGCCGGTGACCCGTGCCGCGATGGCGCTGGATGCTGTCCTGACGGAGGCACCCCGTGCCGAAGTCCCGGCGTTGATCCTCGCGGACGCCGCCCTCGCCCAGGCGCTTGGTTGGGATCATGTCGTGCCGCTGCTGGCCGCGGGTTTGAAACGCACAGACCTGCGCAAGCGGGGTGACGATTTGCGCCTAGCCTGTCATCGCGCAGTGACCGCATCCGCGGTCGAGGCCGCGCGTCTGGCTGTCGATCTCGCGCGTCGGGCTTCGCTTTTGAAAGGAGTTGCACCAAAGCTTCGGGCCAAGGGGGCAGGGGCGGCGGTGAAAATATTCCTGACGCAGGACGCCGTGGCGCCCAGTGCCCTGCCTTTGCCGGACCGCGCGGCGCGGCGGCTCTGTGACCGGCTTGTCGATCTCGGCGCGGTCCGTGAGCTAACCGGGCGCGACACATTCCGGCTCTACGGGGTGTAG
- a CDS encoding MerR family transcriptional regulator: MKVLRRGDLAKLTGCNLETIRYYENIGVMPEPPRSSKNYRVYDDRHVARLRFIMRARELGFTLDEVRDLLALVDGGAQTCGEVQVLANAHLASVRAKIADLKRIEHVLSSTVAQCSGDDVPECPVIDALTEVA; this comes from the coding sequence GTGAAGGTCCTAAGGCGCGGAGATCTGGCCAAACTGACCGGCTGCAACCTCGAGACCATTCGATACTACGAGAACATCGGCGTGATGCCCGAGCCGCCGCGCTCCAGCAAAAACTATCGTGTCTACGATGACAGGCATGTCGCGCGTCTGCGCTTCATCATGCGCGCGCGCGAGCTGGGGTTCACGCTCGACGAAGTTCGCGATCTGCTCGCATTGGTCGATGGCGGGGCCCAGACCTGCGGCGAAGTGCAGGTTCTTGCGAATGCGCATCTCGCCTCGGTCCGCGCCAAGATCGCCGATCTCAAGCGCATCGAACACGTCCTGTCGTCCACCGTGGCGCAATGCAGCGGAGACGATGTGCCCGAATGCCCCGTCATCGATGCGCTGACGGAGGTGGCCTAA
- the scpB gene encoding SMC-Scp complex subunit ScpB, with protein sequence MRPERKSKDRPEAELDRELLDLPPELRWREWMRRIEAVLFASASPVPREDLARIVGQGTSVDLLLEDLAADLEGRAFEIAMVAGGWMFRTRPVYAPAIRAAADVGDQLLDLNEFDVAILAAIAYHQPITRDGLKDIFGKEISRDLIGRLHAQGLIGTGPRAPRRGAPYTFVTTDAFLAAFGLESLRDLPDAEQLNDAGLAARA encoded by the coding sequence ATGCGACCGGAAAGGAAGTCGAAGGATCGACCAGAAGCTGAGCTTGATCGCGAGTTGCTCGACCTGCCACCGGAGTTGCGCTGGCGGGAATGGATGCGCCGGATCGAGGCGGTGCTGTTTGCCTCTGCCTCGCCTGTACCGCGCGAGGATCTGGCGCGCATAGTGGGGCAGGGGACTTCGGTTGATCTGCTGTTGGAAGACCTTGCCGCTGATCTGGAAGGGCGGGCGTTCGAGATTGCCATGGTCGCAGGGGGGTGGATGTTCCGGACGCGGCCTGTTTACGCGCCTGCGATCCGCGCCGCAGCGGATGTCGGAGACCAGTTGCTGGACCTGAACGAGTTCGACGTCGCGATTTTGGCGGCCATCGCCTACCACCAGCCGATCACCCGCGATGGGCTCAAAGACATCTTTGGCAAAGAGATCAGCCGGGACCTGATCGGAAGGCTGCATGCGCAGGGTCTGATTGGAACTGGGCCGCGCGCGCCGCGTCGTGGTGCCCCCTATACCTTCGTGACCACAGACGCGTTCCTCGCAGCTTTCGGGCTGGAGAGCTTGCGCGACCTGCCAGATGCTGAACAGCTGAATGATGCCGGGCTGGCCGCGCGCGCCTGA
- a CDS encoding TniB family NTP-binding protein: MPAIIPLLQADDAVRIAHVRAPRWISHPAAGAAHDAMRLLLERPPSLRPRGLLLAGPYHNGKTMIAERFAIEHLRTADQQKVWVIQTREGAGLSHFYASILSGLRAPQAAGWRSLSRAGDQVDHLLERLKPRLLIFDEFHSALRGRRQDVKAIFSFLRRIARVHDISPVLVGEIAIYDAVHDTDEMGSRFDTIPIPRWPYDEEFATLLDSLEASLPLADTSDLSREPLAKIIHDLSEGLIGEVVEIVTRAAVAAISRGEGRITGATLWDLGYVPLSRRRNSALRHDMT; encoded by the coding sequence ATGCCCGCCATAATCCCGCTCTTGCAGGCCGATGACGCAGTGCGGATCGCCCATGTTCGCGCGCCGCGCTGGATCAGCCATCCGGCCGCCGGCGCGGCGCATGACGCGATGCGACTGCTGCTCGAGCGACCGCCATCGCTGCGCCCACGCGGTTTGCTGCTTGCCGGTCCCTACCACAACGGCAAGACCATGATCGCCGAACGCTTCGCCATCGAACATCTGCGTACCGCCGACCAGCAAAAGGTGTGGGTGATCCAGACCCGGGAAGGTGCAGGCCTGTCGCATTTCTATGCCAGCATCCTGTCCGGATTGCGCGCGCCACAAGCCGCGGGCTGGCGCAGCCTGTCCCGCGCCGGCGATCAGGTCGATCATCTTCTGGAGCGCCTGAAGCCGCGCCTTTTGATCTTCGACGAGTTCCACAGCGCATTGCGCGGGCGGCGCCAGGATGTGAAGGCCATCTTCTCGTTCTTGCGGCGGATCGCACGGGTGCATGACATCTCACCAGTCCTTGTCGGCGAAATCGCGATCTACGATGCGGTGCATGACACCGACGAAATGGGCTCACGTTTCGATACGATCCCCATTCCACGATGGCCGTATGACGAGGAATTCGCGACGCTTCTCGACAGCCTGGAAGCCAGTCTGCCGCTCGCCGACACCTCCGATCTGTCGCGCGAACCCTTGGCGAAGATCATCCATGATCTGTCAGAGGGGCTGATCGGCGAGGTTGTCGAGATCGTCACCCGTGCCGCAGTGGCGGCAATCTCGCGCGGTGAGGGCCGGATCACGGGCGCAACCCTGTGGGACCTCGGCTATGTGCCTCTCTCGAGGCGCCGTAATTCCGCTTTGCGTCACGATATGACATGA
- a CDS encoding Mu transposase C-terminal domain-containing protein — translation MTSGEAHASDEAWAKATRTARELDRILDGAAPVREAVMRAASELRLSTRQVYNYLARYREERRVSSLLPRRSGTRQPRINPAVENIIAVTLREMWLRPEQPDLTPIVEEIRTRCAEEGHTPPAYVTVARRIPILFAPEEIARRRLSDGKHLHRLKPRPGYIRANHALDVVQIDHTPADIQFVEVIDDHGVFVGRPYLTIAADVATSAIIGFCLTLERPSRLSVALCLAHAMCCKIDWLAERGIDHAWPMHGRPKQIVVDSAKEFQSSTFSRGCADYGIAIRMRNKGTVHRGGVVERLLGKVNTALRALPGKTGRSIADRGDYASEARARLSFADLERCIALAIIDHNLSQNARRLTVPAKEWEDRFQPKDRPIDAPVDVLLNFLPRKTRKISPQGISLFAIDYFEPWLGPLVARRDRLEPLDLCYDPRDISHVYVKDPDTQAWRPVRRRDGLAEPITLWQHQADRQQRREIQRRPVQEASAIRREIAATAAAAKTPKSRLKEMTRARHATEAKKPYADFAAPSVPTQEKLDPDRPRRVFPVEDW, via the coding sequence ATGACGTCCGGCGAAGCGCATGCCTCGGATGAAGCGTGGGCCAAGGCGACGCGTACCGCGCGCGAGTTGGACCGGATTCTTGACGGAGCGGCGCCGGTGCGTGAGGCCGTGATGCGCGCGGCATCCGAGCTGCGGCTCTCGACACGCCAAGTCTACAACTATCTGGCGCGGTATCGGGAAGAGCGCAGGGTATCGTCCCTTCTGCCGCGAAGGAGTGGAACAAGACAACCAAGGATCAACCCCGCAGTCGAGAACATCATCGCGGTGACCCTGCGGGAGATGTGGTTGCGCCCGGAGCAGCCGGACCTTACACCGATCGTTGAAGAGATCCGCACCCGCTGCGCAGAGGAAGGGCACACTCCACCCGCCTATGTCACTGTCGCCCGGCGGATCCCCATTCTGTTCGCCCCGGAAGAAATTGCCCGCCGCCGCCTGTCGGATGGTAAACACCTGCACCGGCTGAAGCCGCGACCGGGCTACATCCGGGCTAACCACGCGCTCGACGTTGTCCAGATCGATCACACGCCGGCAGACATCCAATTTGTTGAGGTGATTGATGACCACGGTGTCTTCGTTGGTCGTCCCTATCTGACCATCGCTGCAGATGTGGCCACGAGCGCGATCATCGGCTTCTGCCTGACCCTCGAGCGGCCGTCACGACTGTCTGTCGCGCTTTGTCTGGCGCACGCGATGTGCTGCAAGATTGACTGGCTGGCAGAACGCGGTATCGATCATGCCTGGCCGATGCACGGTCGCCCGAAGCAAATCGTCGTCGATTCCGCCAAGGAGTTCCAGAGCAGCACCTTCAGCAGAGGATGCGCGGACTATGGCATCGCCATACGCATGCGGAACAAGGGCACCGTGCATCGGGGCGGAGTCGTGGAACGCCTGCTTGGGAAAGTGAACACCGCGCTACGCGCCTTGCCCGGCAAGACGGGGCGTTCCATCGCGGATCGGGGCGACTATGCCTCGGAAGCGCGGGCACGGCTCAGCTTCGCGGATCTTGAACGCTGCATCGCGCTCGCGATCATCGACCACAACCTGAGCCAGAATGCGCGCAGGCTGACCGTTCCGGCGAAAGAGTGGGAAGATCGGTTCCAGCCGAAGGACCGGCCTATCGATGCGCCTGTCGATGTGCTGCTGAATTTCCTGCCACGCAAGACGCGGAAAATTTCACCTCAGGGCATCAGTCTCTTCGCCATCGACTATTTCGAGCCCTGGCTTGGCCCGCTGGTTGCGCGTCGTGACCGGCTGGAGCCGCTCGATCTGTGCTATGATCCTCGCGACATCAGCCATGTCTACGTCAAGGATCCGGATACGCAGGCCTGGCGGCCGGTCAGGCGACGGGACGGACTGGCCGAGCCGATCACGCTTTGGCAGCACCAGGCGGATCGACAGCAGCGGCGTGAAATCCAGCGGCGCCCTGTGCAGGAGGCATCAGCCATCCGACGCGAAATCGCAGCCACTGCTGCCGCCGCCAAAACCCCCAAAAGCCGGTTGAAGGAGATGACCCGCGCCCGGCATGCCACCGAGGCAAAGAAGCCTTATGCCGACTTCGCCGCGCCTTCCGTCCCGACCCAAGAAAAGCTCGATCCGGATCGCCCTCGGCGGGTCTTCCCTGTCGAGGATTGGTAG